A portion of the Cryptomeria japonica chromosome 5, Sugi_1.0, whole genome shotgun sequence genome contains these proteins:
- the LOC131066238 gene encoding L-type lectin-domain containing receptor kinase IX.1: protein MDVSGFLETGHAADKLYIDFNKFNESSANLLDFLGDAIVSGNEIGLTNISRLNGYNVTSSLGRVVYKQTISLWNANFTTHFQFLMKQGAHPHGEGLAFFFASPEWGEHIPYKSDGGGLGLFSHNEKDGHDINEGKTSNQVVAVEFDTYMNAWDTLRDNHVGIDVHTIVSAQSVAVKQSMNDGEIWDAWIDYDGEQNKLLIFLSNSSNGVKPEGNNPLLSYDIDLRAFLPRDVMIGFSAVSYSSTETHQLISWSFSSVCFSGKKRNWLKWVLVIVSVSFVAAILLCALLCWVYIRRNRASKQMDEQINRQCDDVQGYRRFTYRQLKTATMKFSEKRKLGRGGFGDVYKGVLLKTSEIVAVKRMSEGSNQGKKEYIAEINTITRLRHRNLVQLLGWCHEKGELLLVYEYMPNGSLDNFLFGKRRGELGWARRHRIACDIASALFYLHELWDQRVVHRDVKCSNIMLDSHFNAKLGDFGLARLVNDDRWSQTTTLAGTLGYIAPECAITGKASAESDVFSFGAVALEIACGKKVISFISEDCNMRLVEWVWDLYGKGRLLDAADAGLNGEFNREELEQLMLIGLWCSYPDHAVRPKMRQVLQILNFEAPLPHLPPKMPVPVYSPFQQGFFSEIMFSRSDCPPPFTTSSQEMAVFSSSISADQPTTSTYLLGH, encoded by the exons ATGGATGTTTCTGGTTTTCTAGAAACCG GTCATGCAGCAGATAAGCTTTACATTGATTTCAACAAATTCAATGAGTCCTCTGCAAATCTACTTGATTTTCTGGGGGACGCCATTGTTTCTGGAAACGAAATCGGACTCACCAACATAAGCAGACTGAACGGTTACAACGTAACGTCGAGCCTAGGAAGAGTTGTTTACAAACAGACAATTTCCCTATGGAATGCAAATTTCACAACACATTTTCAATTCCTCATGAAACAAGGCGCTCATCCGCACGGCGAGGGATTGGCTTTTTTCTTTGCATCTCCAGAGTGGGGTGAACACATTCCCTACAAATCAGATGGAGGAGGCCTAGGGCTTTTTAGTCACAACGAAAAAGATGGCCATGACATCAATGAGGGCAAAACCTCTAATCAGGTTGTGGCTGTTGAATTCGACACGTATATGAATGCTTGGGATACACTTAGAGATAACCATGTGGGAATTGACGTCCACACTATTGTTTCTGCTCAAAGTGTGGCAGTAAAGCAATCTATGAATGATGGAGAAATCTGGGATGCCTGGATTGACTATGATGGCGAACAAAATAAGCTGCTAATTTTTCTCTCAAATAGCTCAAATGGCGTAAAACCAGAGGGCAACAATCCTcttttgtcatatgatatagatttgaGGGCATTTTTGCCTCGAGATGTTATGATTGGCTTCTCAGCTGTCTCTTACAGCTCAACGGAGACTCATCAGTTGATTTCATGGAGCTTCAGTAGCGTATGTTTCTCTGGTAAGAAAAGGAATTGGTTGAAATGGGTGCTTGTAATTGTTTCTGTCTCTTTCGTTGCAGCCATCCTGTTGTGCGCTCTTCTTTGTTGGGTTTACATTAGAAGGAACCGAGCTTCAAAGCAGATGGATGAGCAGATAAATAGGCAGTGTGACGATGTTCAAGGTTACCGCAGATTTACATACAGACAGTTGAAAACAGCCACAATGAAGTTCAGCGAAAAACGGAAACTTGGGCGTGGGGGTTTTGGCGATGTGTACAAAGGGGTGCTGTTGAAAACAAGTGAAATTGTGGCAGTGAAACGCATGTCTGAGGGCTCCAACCAGGGGAAGAAGGAATATATTGCAGAAATAAATACGATTACTCGTCTGAGACATAGGAATCTGGTGCAGCTGTTGGGATGGTGCCATGAGAAAGGAGAACTCCTCTTGGTTTACGAATACATGCCCAATGGGAGTCTGGATAATTTTCTTTTTGGGAAAAGAAGAGGAGAGCTGGGTTGGGCGCGCAGGCATAGGATTGCTTGTGACATTGCTTCTGCTCTGTTTTATCTCCATGAGCTATGGGACCAACGTGTTGTGCACAGAGATGTTAAGTGCAGCAATATTATGCTGGATTCTCACTTCAATGCAAAGCTGGGAGACTTCGGATTGGCTCGCCTGGTGAACGATGATAGGTGGTCACAGACAACCACACTAGCAGGGACGTTGGGATACATTGCTCCAGAATGTGCAATCACAGGAAAAGCCAGTGCAGAATCAGATGTCTTCAGTTTCGGTGCAGTTGCTCTGGAAATTGCTTGCGGAAAGAAGGTGATTAGTTTCATCTCGGAAGATTGCAACATGCGGCTTGTGGAGTGGGTGTGGGATTTGTATGGGAAAGGGAGATTATTGGATGCAGCAGATGCTGGTTTAAATGGAGAGTTTAACAGAGAAGAATTGGAGCAGCTCATGCTAATTGGATTGTGGTGCTCTTACCCTGATCATGCGGTGAGACCTAAAATGAGACAGGTGCTTCAGATCTTAAACTTTGAAGCCCCACTGCCCCATCTTCCTCCTAAAATGCCTGTACCAGTTTATTCCCCTTTTCAACAGGgtttcttctctgagataatgttTTCAAGATCAGATTGTCCTCCACCTTTCACCACTTCCTCACAGGAGATGGCTGtattttcttcctctatttctgCAGATCAACCAACCACTTCCACATACCTTCTAGGCCATTGA